The proteins below come from a single Microtus pennsylvanicus isolate mMicPen1 chromosome 13, mMicPen1.hap1, whole genome shotgun sequence genomic window:
- the LOC142833316 gene encoding olfactory receptor 2A12-like, which translates to MWMIPGQNQSWVSEFILLGFSSDPTTNSILFIVFLLIYLSSTLGNGLIILLICLDSHLHTPMYFFLCILAMLDMGSVTTTMPQMLVHLLSHSQTISFAGCWLQMFVFSALCMIEGTFFVVMAYDRYVAICHPLRYTVILNWGICIWLAAGTCICGFLFSLLHTFFTMSLPYCGPNKVNHYFCEGPSVRSLACMHTHIIEMVDQILNVFVGLTPISLIVASYIRIAMAILRIKSTQGRCKAFSTCASHLTMVSLFYGPASYIYLKPKSSYSPEQHKQIALFYNAFTALLNPVVYSLRNKDIKRAFLKVIGHSMAGWI; encoded by the coding sequence ATGTGGATGATTCCAGGGCAGAATCAAAGCTGGGTTTCTGAGTTCATCCTGCTTGGCTTCTCCAGTGACCCCACAACCAACAGCATCCTCTTCATTGTCTTCCTTCTCATCTACCTGAGCTCCACCCTGGGCAATGGACTCATCATCCTGCTGATCTGCCTGGACTCACATCtgcacactcccatgtacttcttcctctgtaTACTCGCCATGTTGGATATGGGTTctgtcaccaccaccatgccCCAGATGTTGGTGCATCTTCTTTCTCACTCTCAGACCATCTCCTTTGCTGGCTGCTGGCTCCAGATGTTTGTGTTCAGTGCTTTGTGTATGATTGAGGGCACCTTTTTTGTTGTCATGGCTtatgacagatatgtggccatttGCCACCCACTTCGTTATACTGTTATCCTCAACTGGGGAATATGTATATGGTTGGCAGCTGGTACTTGTATCTGTggtttcctcttttctttgttgCATACTTTCTTCACAATGAGTCTGCCATATTGTGGGCCCAACAAAGTCAACCACTATTTCTGTGAAGGTCCTTCAGTGCGTAGCCTGGCGTGCATGCATACCCACATCATTGAGATGGTGGACCAGATCTTGAATGTTTTTGTGGGTCTTACTCCAATTTCCCTCATTGTGGCTTCCTACATTCGCATCGCCATGGCAATTCTCAGGATCAAGTCCACCCAGGGACGATGCAAGGCTTTCTctacctgtgcctcccacctgACTATGGTCTCCTTATTCTATGGTCCAGCCTCTTATATCTACTTGAAGCCCAAATCCAGCTACTCCCCTGAGCAACACAAGCAGATAGCACTCTTTTACAATGCCTTCACAGCCTTGCTTAACCCCGTGGTCTACAGTCTGAGAAACAAAGACATCAAGAGGGCGTTTCTCAAGGTGATAGGGCATAGTATGGCAGGTTGGATCTAG